One part of the Anaeromyxobacter sp. Fw109-5 genome encodes these proteins:
- a CDS encoding translocase, whose amino-acid sequence MLLVAYYVLKTVREPLILAGGGAEMKSYAAAFQAAALIAFVPAYGWISTRVSRARLVVAMGLFFAGTVEVFYLASLARLPYLGFAFYVWVGIFSNAAIALFWSYANDLHGPESGERLFPVIAIGAAAGSPVGSKLAERLFEGGASPYQLMHVGAALLVLQLALYRIVERRTRGTPRAQRAPLAPGPGGFGLVLRSPYLRLVAVLLVLLNLVNATGEYVLGRSVVSAARLASATDPALDVAAYIGAFYGRYFYWVNVASVVLQALLVSRLVKRFGLAGALLALPLVAFGAYALVATGAGLAATRWAKTAENAVDYSVMNTGKQMLWLPTAREEKYKAKQAIDSFFVRAGDLLSAGVVYAGTTFVDVGIVGFASLNLLLIPLWAATAWALVRRYRSLCLTCS is encoded by the coding sequence GTGCTCCTCGTCGCGTACTACGTGCTCAAGACCGTCCGCGAGCCGCTCATCCTGGCGGGCGGCGGCGCGGAGATGAAGTCGTACGCGGCCGCCTTCCAGGCGGCGGCCCTGATCGCCTTCGTGCCCGCCTACGGCTGGATCTCCACGCGCGTGAGCCGCGCCCGGCTCGTGGTCGCGATGGGCCTGTTCTTCGCGGGGACGGTGGAGGTGTTCTACCTCGCTTCGCTCGCCCGGCTGCCGTACCTCGGCTTCGCCTTCTACGTCTGGGTGGGGATCTTCAGCAACGCGGCGATCGCCCTGTTCTGGTCGTACGCGAACGACCTCCACGGCCCGGAGTCGGGCGAGCGGCTCTTCCCGGTGATCGCCATCGGCGCCGCCGCGGGCAGCCCGGTCGGCTCCAAGCTGGCGGAGCGGCTCTTCGAGGGCGGCGCCTCGCCATACCAGCTGATGCACGTCGGGGCGGCGCTCCTCGTGCTCCAGCTCGCGCTCTACCGCATCGTGGAGCGCAGGACGCGGGGCACGCCGCGCGCGCAGCGCGCGCCGCTCGCGCCCGGCCCGGGCGGCTTCGGGCTGGTGTTGCGCTCCCCCTACCTGCGCCTCGTCGCGGTGCTCCTCGTCCTCCTGAACCTGGTCAACGCCACCGGCGAGTACGTTCTCGGCCGCTCGGTGGTGAGCGCCGCCCGGCTCGCCTCCGCCACGGATCCGGCGCTGGACGTCGCCGCGTACATCGGGGCGTTCTACGGGCGGTACTTCTACTGGGTGAACGTCGCCTCCGTCGTCCTCCAGGCGTTGCTCGTGTCGCGCCTCGTGAAGCGGTTCGGCCTGGCGGGCGCGCTGCTCGCGCTGCCGCTCGTCGCGTTCGGCGCCTACGCCCTCGTGGCGACCGGCGCCGGCCTCGCCGCGACCCGCTGGGCGAAGACCGCCGAGAACGCGGTGGACTACTCGGTGATGAACACGGGCAAGCAGATGCTGTGGCTCCCCACGGCCCGGGAGGAGAAGTACAAGGCCAAGCAGGCCATCGACAGCTTCTTCGTCCGCGCGGGGGACCTCCTCTCCGCCGGCGTCGTCTACGCCGGCACCACCTTCGTGGACGTCGGGATCGTCGGGTTCGCGTCCCTGAACCTGCTGCTGATCCCCCTGTGGGCCGCGACGGCATGGGCGCTCGTCCGGCGCTATCGATCGCTCTGCCTCACGTGCTCATGA
- a CDS encoding BamA/TamA family outer membrane protein — protein MRTIAAGLLATASGPEAVADEPAAASGEPGLGTVVQAAGARYDTPRLHRLFFGDEYRALWVLPATFELLDLRRFAGGLTPVRRVGAGQSSGLALRGGDGRAYTFRATEKDATRGLPEELRRTIAGEIAQDQVAAIHPAAPVVAAPLLEAAGVLHVEPRLVVMPDDAALGEFRGDFAGVLGTIQEFPRAAEAGQPGFAGATEIVDGRELLDRLRANPDERADSRAFLRARLMDLLLGDWDRHLGQWRWAKVPGQAGWQPIPEDRDFALCRFEGLLLALARNWNPRWVSFGDDYPGMLGLTWQAWPLDRELLSDLEKPAWDELAADLRRRLTDDVIDAAVRRLPEEYQRVDGARLAHDLRRRRDRLGQAANHFYRHLSEEVRVAGTDAPDVAEAIALPGGGLEVVVSRADATGAPVGEPWFRRRFEPRETREVRIDLRGGADRFAARGRSGVRVHVLGGEGDDLLDDAAGGGTRLADWQGRNRVLRGPGTALDERPYTPPPLESEVPFIPARDWGRQTTWLPWFAFTPELGVFLGAGVQLDRFAFRTHPYRSRQLIHVGYATGAGGFRGHYHGELRRENAAVFYSLVARASQVEILRFFGFGNETPKEESTSFYEVKQTELSLAPLVNVPLASRLTLSLGPTLHHFSMRRPQGTFIGQTRPYGSGSFGQLGALAELELDTRDVPAAATRGTLVRAGGTFHPAVWDAEHAYGDLHLDASTHLTAPFVLRPTLALRVGAKRVFGTYPFQSAAFLGGDASLRGFSSQRFAGDASAHGSAELRLSFGRFHLVLPGEWGAFALTDAGRVWLQGEDSDRWHTSAGGGIWFAYLKRANTVTLSVARSAERTGLYVGMGFPF, from the coding sequence GTGCGGACGATCGCGGCCGGACTCCTCGCGACCGCGAGCGGCCCCGAGGCCGTGGCGGACGAGCCGGCCGCGGCGTCCGGCGAGCCGGGACTCGGGACGGTCGTTCAGGCCGCCGGTGCGCGCTACGACACCCCGCGGCTCCACCGCCTCTTCTTCGGCGACGAATACCGGGCCCTCTGGGTGCTGCCCGCGACGTTCGAGCTCCTCGACCTGCGCCGCTTCGCCGGGGGGCTCACGCCCGTCCGGCGTGTCGGCGCCGGCCAGAGCAGCGGCCTCGCGCTGCGCGGCGGCGACGGTCGCGCGTACACGTTCCGAGCGACGGAGAAGGACGCGACCCGCGGCCTCCCCGAGGAGCTCCGGCGCACGATCGCCGGCGAGATCGCGCAGGATCAGGTGGCGGCGATCCACCCCGCCGCGCCGGTCGTGGCGGCGCCGCTGCTCGAGGCGGCGGGCGTGCTCCACGTCGAGCCTCGCCTCGTCGTGATGCCCGACGACGCGGCGCTCGGCGAGTTCCGCGGCGACTTCGCGGGCGTGCTGGGGACGATCCAGGAGTTCCCGCGCGCCGCGGAGGCGGGCCAGCCGGGATTCGCCGGCGCGACCGAGATCGTCGACGGGCGCGAGCTCCTGGACCGGCTGCGGGCGAACCCCGACGAGCGCGCCGACTCCCGGGCGTTCCTCCGCGCGCGGCTGATGGACCTGCTCCTGGGCGACTGGGACCGGCACCTCGGACAGTGGCGCTGGGCGAAGGTGCCGGGGCAGGCCGGCTGGCAGCCCATCCCGGAGGATCGCGACTTCGCGCTGTGCCGCTTCGAGGGCCTCCTGCTCGCCCTGGCGCGCAACTGGAATCCACGATGGGTGTCGTTCGGCGACGACTACCCCGGCATGCTCGGGCTCACCTGGCAGGCGTGGCCCCTCGATCGCGAGCTCCTGTCTGATCTGGAGAAGCCGGCGTGGGACGAGCTCGCCGCGGATCTCCGGCGCCGGCTCACCGACGACGTGATCGACGCGGCCGTCCGCCGGCTGCCGGAGGAGTACCAGCGCGTGGACGGCGCGCGGCTGGCGCATGACCTGCGGCGACGCCGCGACCGCCTCGGGCAGGCGGCGAACCACTTCTATCGCCACCTGTCCGAGGAGGTCCGCGTCGCGGGCACCGACGCGCCGGACGTCGCGGAGGCGATCGCGCTCCCGGGCGGCGGTCTCGAGGTGGTGGTGTCACGCGCGGACGCGACCGGCGCGCCCGTCGGCGAGCCCTGGTTCCGCCGCCGCTTCGAGCCGCGCGAGACCCGGGAGGTCCGCATCGACCTGCGCGGGGGCGCGGACCGGTTCGCCGCTCGCGGGCGATCGGGAGTGCGCGTACACGTCCTCGGGGGCGAGGGCGACGACCTCCTCGATGACGCGGCGGGCGGTGGGACGCGGCTCGCGGACTGGCAGGGGCGGAACCGCGTGCTGCGCGGCCCGGGCACGGCGCTCGACGAGCGGCCGTACACGCCTCCTCCGCTCGAGTCGGAGGTGCCCTTCATCCCGGCCCGGGACTGGGGCCGACAGACGACCTGGCTCCCCTGGTTCGCGTTCACCCCCGAGCTCGGCGTCTTCCTCGGCGCCGGGGTGCAGCTCGATCGGTTCGCGTTCCGGACCCACCCATACCGGAGCCGCCAGCTCATCCACGTCGGGTACGCGACCGGCGCAGGCGGGTTCCGGGGCCACTACCACGGCGAGCTCCGCCGCGAGAACGCGGCGGTGTTCTACTCGCTCGTCGCGCGGGCGTCGCAGGTCGAGATCCTGCGCTTCTTCGGGTTCGGCAACGAGACCCCCAAGGAGGAGAGCACCTCGTTCTACGAGGTGAAGCAGACGGAGCTCTCGCTCGCGCCCCTGGTGAACGTCCCGCTCGCGTCGCGGTTGACCCTCTCGCTCGGGCCCACGCTGCATCACTTCTCCATGCGCCGGCCCCAGGGCACGTTCATCGGCCAGACGCGTCCCTACGGCTCCGGCTCCTTCGGGCAGCTCGGCGCCCTGGCCGAGCTCGAGCTCGACACCCGCGACGTCCCGGCCGCCGCGACGCGCGGGACGCTCGTCAGGGCAGGCGGCACGTTCCACCCCGCCGTGTGGGACGCGGAGCACGCCTACGGCGACCTCCACCTCGACGCGTCGACCCATCTCACGGCCCCCTTCGTCCTGCGCCCGACCCTGGCGCTGCGCGTCGGCGCGAAGCGGGTGTTCGGGACGTATCCGTTCCAGTCGGCGGCGTTCCTCGGCGGCGACGCGTCGCTGCGTGGGTTCAGCAGCCAGCGGTTCGCCGGCGACGCCAGCGCCCACGGCAGCGCCGAGCTGAGGCTGTCCTTCGGGCGCTTCCACCTCGTCCTCCCCGGCGAGTGGGGCGCCTTCGCGCTCACCGACGCGGGCCGTGTGTGGCTGCAGGGCGAGGACTCGGACCGCTGGCACACCAGCGCGGGCGGCGGGATCTGGTTCGCCTACCTGAAGCGGGCGAACACCGTCACCCTCTCGGTCGCCCGCAGCGCGGAGAGGACCGGCCTGTACGTCGGGATGGGGTTCCCCTTCTGA